The genome window AGTGGGGACGACAGGCGTCGACGTGGGGACCGGAGATTCGGACGTTCAAACGCTCAAGTTTTCGCGAAAGCTCCCTCGCCCCGTGAGTCCGTCCGGACGCTGAAGGACGCGGACCTTCGGCGTCCGGTAGTCTCAGACCGTGCTTTGGTCGATGGTCTTCCTCGTCGTGGCTCCCAAAGGAACGGTCGTCATGGTCCATGGGGCCGGCGGCGGCGGATGGGAGTACCGTCATTGGAAGCCGGTCTTTGAAAGAGCGGGCTGGAAAGTCGTGGCCCGTGACCTTGTTCCTGCAAAGGCCGGGCTCGCCAAGACCACGTTCGACGACTACGCGGCCCAGGTCGTGTCTTGGGGCAAAGGTGCGAAGAAACCGCTCGTGCTGATCGGGGCGAGCATGGGCGGGCCCCTGGCGCTCAGGGCCGCCGAGACGCTGAAGCCGTCCGCGATCGTCCTCGTCAACTCCGTCGCGCCTTCAGGGCTCGCCGTCGAACGGAAGGCAGCGGACTTCCCCGCCGTCGTGAAGTGGGCCGGTGGCCCGCTCGAGGAGACCCGGCAGGCCATGCCGGACAGTGACGAATCCCAGATCCGGTACGCCTGGAAGCGGTGGCGCGACGAAAGCGGCCTCGTCATGCGACGATTAGCCGAAGGTGTCGACGTCCGGCCGCCCCAAGCGCCGGTCCTGGTCGTGTTGGGGGAAATGGACACGGACGTGCCCCTGGCCACGGGTCGGGCGATCGCGGAGTCGTACCGTGCCGACGTCCAACTCTATGCCGGGACGAGCCATGTCGGCCCCCTGCTGGGCAGGCGGGCGTCGGAAGTCGCAAAGGCGGTCGAACTGTGGTCGACCGCCCGGACGGTCCGGCGATAGCACGGAGCCTCGTCGGACGGTCAGGAACCTGCGGCGGAGCCGTGTCGGACGGCTTCGCGCCGACCGACAATCTTCTTGGGGAACGCCGATTTGAGCCTGTCCAAGCCCATGAGCCTGAACCGACGGGTGGTCGGCCGCCTTGTCACGCTTTTCCTCGTCTTGTGTTCGGGGTTGCTCTTGGTGCTTCAAGTCCTCGTCCTCCAGGGTTTCGCCCGGGTCGAGGCGGACGCGGCGAGGCAGAACTGGCACCGCGCACAAGACGCCTTCGAACAGATGGAGCGCGGAGTCGTCCAACGGGCCTCGGACTGGGCGGCCTGGAAGGACAGTTACGCCTTCATGGCGGAGCAGGACCGGAGCTTTGTCCGGAACCAATTGAGCGATGCGGCCCTCAAGAGGACCGGAATCGACATCGTCCAGTTCGTGGACCCTGGTGGAAAGACGGTCGCCAGTGCCGTCGCACCCGAGTGGAGGGGAAAGGGAAAGACCGACCTGGAACGGTTGAAGCGGTCGCTTGGACTCGCAGCGAAGAAGCCTAAGGGCCTTTCATGGGAACCATACGGGTTGATCGAGCAGGGCGGGCTTCCGCTTTTGGTCGTCGTCAGGGCGGTCCGTGACCCGCTCGGCGTCAAGCCACCGCGGGGCTGGGTCGTCTGGGGCAAGTTCTTGGACTCACACGAGCTTCGGGCGCTGTCCGAAGCCATCAGCCTCGATATCGGGCTCAAACCGGTCGCGAGGCTGAACTCCCGCCTTCCTGGCGAAAACTTCGTCGTGAGTTCGGTCTCGGACGACCAGTTGTACGTCAAAGGCAACATCCCCGCGGTGGGAGGAATGGGAGGGTTCCAACTCTCGGTCCGGTCGCCGCGGGTCATTTACGGTCAAGCCCAGCAGACGGTCTTGTCGCTACGGATCGGGCTCCTCGTCGTGATGGTGGCCTTCGGCTGGTACATCCTCTACGTCCTGAACGACCTCGTCCTCAAGCGGATCAGCAACCTTCAAAGCCAGATCCGTCAGATCGACACGAGCACGGGCATGGGTTCGGTGAACCTGCCGGGCGACGACGAACTGTCGAGTCTGGCCGTCACCATGGACCACATGTTGAACACGATCACGGGCAACAGTTTCGAGATCGAACAGCAGCGCGCCAGCCTTCAAGAGATCAACGACCGGCTCGAGCACTTGGTCTTCGAGCGGACAAGGCAGTTGACCCACATCAACAACGTCCTGCAACACGCTCTGGAGGGGATCGCCCTGATCACGCCGAACGGCAACATCTCAGACGCGAACAGCGAGACCCACCGTATGTTCGGTCTGAGCAACCTGAAGGGCGTCAACGTCAGCGTCGTCCTGGAGAAGGTCTCGTTGATGTACGTCCGGCACGCCCTCGTCCGCCTGCGGTACGAAGACCGTCTCGAGCTCGAACTGACGGGCAAGCGGCCGGACGGTGAACCCGTCTTCGTCGAAGCCGTCATGATCCCAGAGCGGGACCGCGACGGCGGACTCTCGATGGTCCATGCGTTCCTGAAGGACGTCACCGAGCGCAACATCATGCAGATGGAGATCGAG of Armatimonadota bacterium contains these proteins:
- a CDS encoding alpha/beta fold hydrolase — encoded protein: MLWSMVFLVVAPKGTVVMVHGAGGGGWEYRHWKPVFERAGWKVVARDLVPAKAGLAKTTFDDYAAQVVSWGKGAKKPLVLIGASMGGPLALRAAETLKPSAIVLVNSVAPSGLAVERKAADFPAVVKWAGGPLEETRQAMPDSDESQIRYAWKRWRDESGLVMRRLAEGVDVRPPQAPVLVVLGEMDTDVPLATGRAIAESYRADVQLYAGTSHVGPLLGRRASEVAKAVELWSTARTVRR
- a CDS encoding EAL domain-containing protein, which translates into the protein MSLNRRVVGRLVTLFLVLCSGLLLVLQVLVLQGFARVEADAARQNWHRAQDAFEQMERGVVQRASDWAAWKDSYAFMAEQDRSFVRNQLSDAALKRTGIDIVQFVDPGGKTVASAVAPEWRGKGKTDLERLKRSLGLAAKKPKGLSWEPYGLIEQGGLPLLVVVRAVRDPLGVKPPRGWVVWGKFLDSHELRALSEAISLDIGLKPVARLNSRLPGENFVVSSVSDDQLYVKGNIPAVGGMGGFQLSVRSPRVIYGQAQQTVLSLRIGLLVVMVAFGWYILYVLNDLVLKRISNLQSQIRQIDTSTGMGSVNLPGDDELSSLAVTMDHMLNTITGNSFEIEQQRASLQEINDRLEHLVFERTRQLTHINNVLQHALEGIALITPNGNISDANSETHRMFGLSNLKGVNVSVVLEKVSLMYVRHALVRLRYEDRLELELTGKRPDGEPVFVEAVMIPERDRDGGLSMVHAFLKDVTERNIMQMEIERQAYVDAVTGLANRSRFQGRLEEALKSDDGPVAVLFVDLDNFKLINDSLGHEVGDEVLFQCAHRLQDAVERSDLVARMGGDEFSILLHSGSDRARAIAAAEAVVEAMNGVMVADGKELYLTGSVGLATSDGSAISPAELMRNADTAMYEAKSRGKSGYAVFDETMNERVVERLKIESGLRMALERQELTLVYQPIVDVRDHSIVGAETLVRWHHPEMGSVPPSKFIPIAEESGQILEIGAWILEEACERAVNWVQTYGADFTINVNLSQKQLISPGFVDVVRDCLARHELPPRNLNLEVTETMAVRDFEVAVKALNALKGLGVQLSIDDFGTGYSSLTHLQKLPVDCVKIDQEFVRMLGKEQAPTAIILAILTLCRAMGLKVVGEGVESAEQLLQLQNLGCNLVQGFLFEKPLSVRAFEAMMANWATVQRQRAA